The sequence GCGATATGTTGACGTAAATAGACTTGGCATGTCAGGATTTGAGCTTATCTGGTTGCATGGCCACGAGGTCTTAAATCCTTCAAGGTTCTGATATTGTCTTTCTGGCTCCAAAACATCTTGTTCTAGGTGACACACATTTGGGCTCTTGATCAATGAAGAATGATTCCCTTGTCTTGCTCTTCTTTTTGTTCCACAGGAGTATCGTCATGCACAGAAACAGGCCAAGGCACCCTCTGTACACCCACAAAACGTCCTTGCGAATCAGGTACAGCCATGCTCCTGCTCTCTGTGTATATTTCTGTGCAATATTGAACGTGCCACGGTTACTCTGTAACCGTGTAACCTCCTGTTCTTTCAGCTTCAGGGTCGGAGAGCGAGGCGTCACCAGAGAAACGGGCACGGCGGGACTTGGAGGGGGAGGCGGCGAGCGAGGAGCCTAGCCGAGGACCCAAGCAGAAAAACCGCCGGCGCTGCTATCGCTGCCAAACCAAACTGGAGCTGGTACAGCAGGAACTGGGATCCTGTCGCTGCGGTCAGTACTACATAGGAACAGCGCAAACACATCTGAACACGTCTGCCCTTGGTTTCCGTGTCTCCTCACCCCGTGTCTCCTCACCTTGACACAGATTTTTATTCTCTCATtttctgtctcgttctctctttctcgttttcgcctcccctctttctctcattgTTTCCCTCCCTATTTTGTTTTGTCTTCTAGGCTACGTGTTCTGCATGCTCCACCGTCTACCTGAGCAGCACGACTGCCTGTTCGACCACCTGGGACGTGGGCGCGAGGAGGCCGTCCTCAAGATGGTGAAGCTGGACCGCAAGGTGGGCCGCTCGTGCCAACGCATCGGAGAAGAGTGCTCTTGAGTTGCCCCCGCTGCCCGCCCGTCACCACCCATCCACACAACAGAGAAGCGGCACTTAAATAGAGAGGGGTACGTaagagagagcaaggaagagagagagggagggaaggggaagaaggagagagcatGGTTGTAATAGATCCACACTTACCCCACCATTCTGGAGCTGAGGGTTGTTGACCCACTCCTGTTAGTCTTGACCCCTCCAGAGGGAAACAGTTTGGACACTGCCCTGGACACGGTCACCATGGCAACCTCTGGAGCCACACTGTCACTATCGCACGTTCGTTTTCACACAGCCTTAACTTGtcagaggggtatactacaaagcaggatcaattGGTTAGCCAGCTATCTTTGATGAACAAACAAAATTAATTATTGATTTTCAGGTTCAATTAAGAAAGCTCAACTTAGCTATGTGTTTTTGGTTGAGTAAATTGGACCATGCCCATTTCAAGCTTATCTTTCTAAAGAATTAAGTTATTTCACAATATTTACACAAGTTAGCTGGCAAACTATTTTTTTTCCTTTTTAATCACACAGCAGCGCCATCGCTCAACAACAATCTTACCCCTCAGTCTTTGTTTCACTGATCACAAAAGATTAGTCTGCACCAGTATTTTCTAAATGAAACTGACCTCTTTCTCGGCTCCTTGGTCATCTTGGTAAGCAGGTTTTCAGTACATCATTGGTGACAGAAAAACGGAACATAGCCCTGTCTGTCCCTTGACCACTCCTCAGGTTGTAGGGTGGAATGTTGACCTTTACCCCCCCCTCTTCCTTTTCTGCTCCCTCCTCACCCAATGGCTCCTGCATGGCATTGGATTGAAATAGCGTGTGTTAAGGACGTCGTCGTCCCCGGACA is a genomic window of Oncorhynchus nerka isolate Pitt River linkage group LG24, Oner_Uvic_2.0, whole genome shotgun sequence containing:
- the LOC115107931 gene encoding AN1-type zinc finger protein 3-like isoform X2 gives rise to the protein MVSSKTMNLCSKCFADIEQKQTDEDCTSKPSPSTGSSQLSVFSGETSSNSSQSLSSSPPTSSEQPSVSTEDPVPTLTTQEGVSSCTETGQGTLCTPTKRPCESASGSESEASPEKRARRDLEGEAASEEPSRGPKQKNRRRCYRCQTKLELVQQELGSCRCGYVFCMLHRLPEQHDCLFDHLGRGREEAVLKMVKLDRKVGRSCQRIGEECS
- the LOC115107931 gene encoding AN1-type zinc finger protein 3-like isoform X1, with amino-acid sequence MGDTGSERSKPLPPRCPCGFWGSSKTMNLCSKCFADIEQKQTDEDCTSKPSPSTGSSQLSVFSGETSSNSSQSLSSSPPTSSEQPSVSTEDPVPTLTTQEGVSSCTETGQGTLCTPTKRPCESASGSESEASPEKRARRDLEGEAASEEPSRGPKQKNRRRCYRCQTKLELVQQELGSCRCGYVFCMLHRLPEQHDCLFDHLGRGREEAVLKMVKLDRKVGRSCQRIGEECS